From Drosophila virilis strain 15010-1051.87 chromosome X, Dvir_AGI_RSII-ME, whole genome shotgun sequence, the proteins below share one genomic window:
- the LOC6635552 gene encoding mitochondrial import inner membrane translocase subunit Tim13 produces the protein MEQTTPHNCTETLRNMRQQIALANAQQMLGKITVNCFRKCIDNPGKSLARAEERCLLQCMDRFMDSLKVVSLTYSRRLVRERK, from the coding sequence ATGGAACAAACAACGCCACATAACTGCACCGAAACACTGCGGAATATGCGCCAACAGATCGCTCTGGCCAATGCACAACAGATGCTGGGCAAGATAACTGTGAACTGCTTCAGGAAATGCATCGACAATCCGGGCAAATCACTGGCCAGGGCCGAGGAGCGCTGCTTGCTGCAGTGCATGGATCGTTTTATGGACTCCCTGAAGGTGGTGTCCCTAACCTACAGCAGGCGACTGGTGCGGGAGCGGaaataa
- the LOC6635551 gene encoding mitochondrial tRNA-specific 2-thiouridylase 1 — protein MIRNVVVGMSGGVDSAVSAHLLKERGYNVLGVFMRNWDEHDESGRCSGEQDLKDAELACRHLQIELRQVNYVKQYWTAVFSQFLDDYQQGLTPNPDILCNKHIKFDLFHRHALHTLQYDAVATGHYARNSLGDFLEHSSSQTPEDVRLLIPADTFKDQTFFLAGIAHAALQRTMFPLGGLKKTEVKQLARRIGLHRLAEKRESTGICFVGKRDFKAFIQEYISSKPGHFVDVDSGVVVGTHEGIHQWTVGQRCRLSSHLQPYFVARKDAASNIIYVAAGHEHPALHSNRIHIGELNWLCNRARQQLDSKGSLRCRFRFQHTKPLVECQLRPFEVQLDAPLRAITPGQYAVFYDDAACLGAARILHGEPLQCLEQQVAVER, from the exons ATGATACGAAATGTTGTGGTGGGCATGTCCGGAGGCGTGGATAGCGCTGTCAGCGCCCATCTGCTCAAGGAGCGAGGCTACAATGTGCTCGGCGTGTTTATGCGGAACTGGGATGAGCACGACGAATCCGGCCGCTGCAGCGGAGAGCAGGATTTAAAGGATGCGGAATTGGCTTGCCGGCACCTGCAAATCGAGCTACGCCAAGTGAACTATGTGAAGCAATACTGGACAGCGGTGTTTAGTCAGTTTCTAGATGACTACCAGCAGGGCCTGACGCCCAATCCGGACATATTGTGCAACAAGCATATAAAGTTCGATCTGTTCCATCGGCACGCCCTGCATACGTTGCAATATGATGCCGTCGCCACTGGCCATTATGCCCGCAACAGTCTGGGAGACTTTTTGGAGCATAGCTCCAGCCAGACACCAGAAGATGTACGCCTGCTCATACCTGCCGACACATTTAAGGATCAGACCTTCTTTCTAGCTGGCATAGCACATGCAGCACTGCAGCGCACAATGTTCCCGCTGGGTGGACTGAAGAAGACAGAGGTTAAGCAGTTAGCGCGCCGCATTGGGCTGCATCGGCTGGCCGAAAAGCGGGAAAGCACCGGCATCTGCTTTGTGGGCAAGCGTGACTTCAAGGCCTTTATACAGGAG TACATTAGCTCCAAACCGGGCCACTTTGTGGATGTCGATAGCGGCGTTGTAGTGGGCACACACGAGGGCATTCACCAGTGGACCGTGGGACAGCGCTGCCGGCTAAGCTCGCATTTGCAGCCGTACTTTGTGGCACGAAAAGATGCAGCCAGCAATATCATTTATGTGGCCGCTGGCCATGAACATCCCGCGCTGCACAGCAACCGCATTCACATCGGCGAACTCAACTGGCTGTGCAACCGGGCACGTCAGCAATTGGACTCAAAAGGCAGCCTGCGTTGCCGTTTTCGCTTTCAGCACACAAAACCCCTGGTCGAATGCCAACTGCGTCCCTTCGAAGTACAGCTGGATGCACCACTGCGCGCTATCACACCAGGGCAGTATGCTGTCTTCTATGACGATGCGGCGTGCTTGGGTGCTGCGCGCATATTGCATGGAGAACCATTGCAATGCCTGGAGCAACAAGTGGCCGTGGAGCGCTAG
- the Cdc45 gene encoding cell division control protein 45 homolog — protein MFIQDLKNDFYRQLIGKRILIIVNYDVDAICASKILQSLFKYDHMLYTVVPIMGVTGLRRAYSEHQGDVKYVLLINCGGCVDIVELLQPAEDVTFYICDSHRPLDVCNVYSDRQVCILGDPALEENIPAFETIFYDSDGEDEDDDEDGDDGDSGAGDSDDGQADGDSVERERAPKLSRMQRHEQRVMRQRARRQWESERDRIMFDYTQFSYYGRSTALYIFELAWKLSKDNMDLLWWAIVGISEQLLLGKIESGAYTLELEHIQSHVSRLTNKTNDQNTMSASKISFEKDLHLVLYRHWTVTESMRYSRYSACQMKLWTLRGEKRLHELLVEMGLPLVHARQTYSAMDLVLRKEFYSMVEQLAEKYSIPDIVYGTFTLSYGYRSRYAAADYVYALLAILQSVKKHKTPEDCFMEASDALTRQHRQLLNVGIDNAKLLHAAIFRQVQSCLEAHQVHSTGSFFYYVLQEEHAFFSYPYALALLAKFVLHGHVATTRVRQAPDLPLIATCPLDATQGMCLLVGIAPVREDSPKNFFGKAFDQAAQKSKTSLLQDFFEPSIVQLRQSDLTRFLDALTVLLT, from the exons ATGTTCATACAGGACCTAAAGAATGACTTTTACAGACAACTAATTGGCAAACGAATTTTGATCATTGTCAACTATGACGTCGACGCGATCTGCGCCAGCAAAATTCTGCAGTCGCTTTTTAAGTACGATCACATGCTGTACACTGTGGTGCCCATTATGGGCGTAACTGGATTGCGACGTGCCTATTCGGAGCATCAGGGCGATGTTAAATATGTGCTGCTGATCAATTGCGGCGGATGTGTGGACATTGTGGAGCTGTTGCAGCCGGCGGAGGATGTCACATTTTACATATGCGATTCTCATCGGCCGCTGGACGTTTGTAATGTTTACAGCGATCGGCAGGTTTGCATTTTAGGCGATCCAGCCCTAGAGGAGAACATACCAGCATTTGAAACTATATTCTATGACTCGGATGGCGAGGATGAGGACGACGATGAAGATGGGGACGATGGAGACAGCGGTGCTGGCGATTCTGATGACGGTCAAGCTGATGGCGACAGCGTCGAGAGGGAGCGCGCGCCCAAGCTCAGCCGAATGCAGCGGCACGAGCAGCGAGTGATGCGTCAGAGGGCAAGACGACAATGGGAATCGGAACGGGATCGCATCATGTTCGACTATACACAATTCAGCTATTATGGCCGATCAACGGCCTTGTACATCTTCGAGCTAGCCTGGAAGCTGTCCAAGGACAACATGGATCTGCTGTGGTGGGCCATTGTAGGCATCagcgagcagctgctgctgggcaagATCGAGAGCGGCGCCTATACACTCGAGCTGGAGCACATACAGTCGCACGTGTCGCGTCTGACCAACAAGACTAATGATCAAAACACAATGAGTGCCTCGAAGATCAGCTTTGAGAAGGATCTACACTTAGTGCTATACAGACACTGGACCGTAACCGAGTCAATGCG CTATTCGCGCTACTCCGCCTGTCAGATGAAGCTGTGGACCTTGAGGGGCGAGAAGCGTCTACATGAGCTGCTCGTCGAAATGGGCCTGCCACTGGTGCATGCGCGCCAAACATACAGCGCCATGGATCTGGTTTTGCGCAAAGAGTTCTATTCTATGGTGGAGCAGCTAGCCGAGAAGTATAGCATACCAGATATTGTCTATGGCACCTTCACGCTCAGCTATGGCTATCGCAGCCGTTATGCTGCCGCCGACTATGTCTATGCTCTGTTGGCAATACTGCAGTCGGTGAAGAAGCATAAAACACCTGAGGACTGTTTCATGGAAGCGTCGGATGCGCTGACCCGCCAGCATAGGCAGCTACTTAATGTCGGCATCGACAATGCCAAGCTGCTGCATGCGGCCATCTTTCGGCAGGTGCAGAGCTGTCTGGAGGCGCATCAGGTACATTCGACCGGATCCTTTTTCTATTATGTACTACAGGAGGAGCACGCCTTCTTCTCCTATCCATATGCGCTAGCACTGCTCGCGAAATTCGTGCTGCATGGTCATGTAGCAACGACGAGAGTGCGCCAGGCACCGGATCTACCGCTCATTGCCACCTGCCCGCTGGATGCGACGCAGGGTATGTGCCTGCTGGTGGGCATAGCGCCAGTGCGCGAGGACTCGCCAAAGAACTTTTTTGGCAAGGCGTTCGACCAGGCGGCACAGAAGAGCAAGACCAGCCTGCTGCAAGACTTCTTTGAGCCGTCCATCGTTCAGCTGCGTCAGAGCGACCTGACCCGATTTCTAGATGCGTTGACCGTGCTCCTTACATAA
- the Rpp21 gene encoding uncharacterized protein Rpp21: MCLTFIAKYSANVFGTRFIYENNHSFMGNNKGKRKALTQRQVCSRMNFLYQASNLMAHSNNNTLAAYYGKLCRNVGTKALMHMSPALKRTLCKRCSLPLLPGVNTSLKLDQKQEQQQAIPVAAATATATSTTSKRRHRRLRSKRNKGHNQTAAAVQKDAAPSASMDEHARLHLECGLCGSKRRFQVDTQNECWPERSEAIVQVIRLDEQKNADAAEGGVEAAGRVEGGGGTAREQ, encoded by the exons ATGTGTCTTACGTTTATTGCTAAATATTCAGCTAACGTATTTGGTACGCGTTTTATATACGAAAACAATCATTCATTCATGGGAAATAACAAGGGCAAGCGCAAAGCGCTTACACAGCGTCAAGTTTGCTCCAGAATGAACTTCCTTTATCAGGCGTCAAACTTAATggcgcacagcaacaacaacaccctCGCCGCCTACTACGGCAAGCTCTGCCGCAACGTGGGCACAAAGGCGCTGATGCACAT GTCGCCGGCGCTGAAGCGCACACTATGCAAACGCTGCTCCTTGCCGCTGTTGCCGGGCGTTAATACTTCGCTAAAGCTGGACCAGaagcaagaacagcagcaggctATTCCCGTGGCAGCAGCCACTGCGACGGCAACAAGCACAACCAGCAAACGCCGTCATCGCCGTTTGCGTAGCAAGCGCAACAAGGGCCACAATCAGACTGCCGCCGCTGTCCAAAAAGATGCCGCACCCAGTGCCAGCATGGACGAACACGCTCGCCTACACTTGGAGTGTGGTTTGTGCGGGTCGAAACGTCGCTTCCAAGTTGACACACAAAACGAGTGCTGGCCAGAGCGCTCTGAGGCGATTGTGCAGGTGATAAGACTGGACGAACAAAAAAACGCAGACGCGGCTGAAGGAGGCGTAGAAGCAGCAGGAAGAGTagaaggaggaggaggaacAGCACGAGAGCAGTGA
- the LOC6635597 gene encoding gamma-butyrobetaine dioxygenase — MLSCKHMIGQLLGRQLKRHASHGITARLLEQRYVELTQPDGRQLKYPSIWLRDNCQCSECFHAATRARKSHWERGPLHVQAERVSYDEQRQQLIINWQDAHNSSYDLDWLQQRDFSAEARQRYLDEVYKQPAQLWGKPQFGAVTREFAYQDVLQKDAVLCAWLEALAVHGFALLREAPHDTQVVRHLAERIGYIKHTTYGDVFEVKSKPNAGNYAYLMTPLPLHTDMPYYEYKAGINILHTLVQSESPGGANTMTDGFYIADKMRREHPEYYELLRTIPVNWYDIGHDGDAGKPFHSLWRGPVICLDIDGHFARINQNTTKRDSRFTVPLEQALAWYEAYDKFLQLAQAEAVEFKTRPGDVFVFNNLRMLHGRTAYEDSAQNKRHLIGAYVDWDIIYSKIRTLKFPNLKC; from the exons ATGCTGAGCTGTAAACACATGATTGGCCAGCTGCTGGGCCGGCAGCTTAAGCGCCACGCCAGCCACGGCATTACGGCCAGACTGTTGGAGCAGCGTTACGTGGAGCTAACTCAGCCAGACGGACGGCAACTCAAGTACCCGAGCATCTGGCTGCGTGACAATTGCCAGTGCTCGGAGTGTTTCCATGCGGCGACTCGAGCACGCAAGAGCCACTGGGAACGCGGCCCGCTGCACGTACAAGCGGAGCGCGTCAGCTACGATGAGCAGCGTCAGCAGCTTATTATCAACTGGCAGGATGCTCACAACTCTAGCTATGATCTCGACTGGTTGCAGCAGCGCGACTTCAGCGCGGAGGCCAGGCAACGATATCTGGACGAGGTTTACAAGCAACCGGCTCAGCTTTGGGGCAAGCCGCAGTTTGGTGCAGTAACTCGCGAATTCGCCTACCAGGATGTGCTTCAGAAGGACGCAGTTCTGTGCGCCTGGCTCGAGGCGCTGGCCGTGCATGGCTTTGCGCTTCTGCGTGAGGCGCCCCACGATACCCAAGTCGTGCGCCATCTGGCCGAACGCATTGGGTACATCAAGCACACCACCTACGG GGATGTGTTTGAGGTCAAGTCGAAGCCCAACGCTGGAAACTATGCCTACCTGAtgacgccgctgccgctgcacaCAGACATGCCCTACTATGAGTACAAGGCGGGCATCAACATTTTGCATACGCTGGTGCAATCGGAGTCGCCGGGTGGCGCCAACACAATGACCGATGGCTTCTATATAGCCGATAAGATGCGTCGAGAGCATCCGGAATATTATGAACTGCTGCGCACCATACCTGTTAACTGGTATGACATAGGACACGATGGAGACGCCGGCAAACCGTTTCACAGTCTGTGGCGTGGCCCTGTCATTTGCCTGGACATTGATGGGCACTTCGCACGCATCAATCAGAACACCACCAAACGTGACAGTCGCTTCACCGTGCCCTTGGAGCAGGCATTAGCCTGGTATGAGGCGTACGATAAGTTCCTTCAGCTGGCCCAGGCCGAAGCGGTGGAGTTCAAGACGCGTCCTGGTGATGTGTTTGTGTTTAACAATCTTCGAATGCTGCACGGACGTACCGCATACGAGGATTCGGCGCAAAATAAGCGGCATCTGATAGGAGCCTACGTTGACTGGGATATTATCTACTCCAAGATACGCACACTAAAGTTCCCGAATTTAAAGTGTTAG
- the su(w[a]) gene encoding protein suppressor of white apricot isoform X1 produces MMPYNMRACGSNAMVREYAGGSLNGILRKTGAAAGGAATASGMGANGLAYGAASTDPRQPPLELLVFGYACKIFRDDEKAREMDHGKQLIPWMGDVNLKIDRYDVRGALCELSTYEAPPGGYGNRLEYLSAEEQRAEQLCEEERYLFLYNNEEELRLQQEEDLKRLQQETSGGNYSQVDFQYDGQSTCGSSGADAATSPTSESSTLAEESELPYTLPPSLLVAPAPGMQLPETMKQHAIIEKTARFIATQGAQMEILIKAKQANNAQFDFLSQGSQLQPYYRHLLSAIKQGKFAASVPAATTDQANVTGENSASSSSPKRSQQIITVPTIKYKPSANCAYTQLISKIKGVPLQTVLDDENASQHSAGTASPTPSCKSEGQSQSSIAAPASNGEFTPVLLQYNGSTFAHEAEEDNANDAPPKVELLKNTSALALAQNYSSDSDDEQDADDDNSQQRTQEATQSAAATGTTTTATKKPTAALAPPPLLTFPLPEETLRHIIDKTATYVIKNGRQFEETLRTKSVERFNFLLPDHKFYAYYMYKITGDVDAASKEEKTRKAAAVAAALISKKGLGGANATAAAGATTASASEKAHVCFAIRARDENATLQPALPQEASDDDELKAKSTVEQARPGMPDSVQRAIKQVETQLLARTGAPKATLATTATSPLKEQRQAEERVKDKLAQIARDKLNGIMSREKQLQLERKRKAMAFLNQIKCEGTAIGSTAGSDAIITETATANADSGAEAANMNGDSNDSVRSIPITYFGPDEDEDDDDDDDEEDNEVGVRTASAAPPPLRTANAEDDEDEDGDLEKYNLLNDDSTNTFTSKVAAAAAAAAAPVLLSDDDDVQLVSTAAAPQSVSSASAAVRHRKTGRRSRSHSSSSCCSIAQDASVTSSSSSPSCRRSRSRSRSAHRQRRKRKSSAIAKHRRRRRSRSTSRSSRHKQRSRSRSSSHSSLRRHRDHHRDKEETLSRRRNHQRQPSKKSHKRHKRRRRSSGGSASQ; encoded by the exons atgatgCCCTACAATATGCGTGCCTGCGGCAGCAACGCCATGGTACGTGAGTACGCTGGCGGCAGCCTCAACGGCATTTTGCGCAAAACAGGAGCCGCCGCAGGAGGCGCAGCAACAGCTTCCGGCATGGGCGCCAATGGGTTAGCGTATGGCGCTGCATCAACGGATCCGCGACAACCCCCACTGGAGCTGCTCGTTTTTGGCTATGCGTGCAAGATATTCCGTGACGATGAGAAGGCGCGCGAGATGGATCATGGCAAACAGCTGATACCCTGGATGGGCGATGTAAATCTCAAAATAGACAG ATATGACGTGCGTGGAGCGCTGTGCGAACTTTCCACCTATGAGGCACCACCTGGTGGCTATGGAAATCGTCTTGAATATCTCAGCGCCGAGGAGCAGCGGGCGGAGCAGCTGTGCGAAGAGGAGCGCTATCTGTTCCTATACAATAACGAAGAAGAGCTACGGCTGCAGCAAG AGGAGGATCTGAAGCGTCTGCAACAGGAGACATCCGGTGGCAACTATAGCCAAGTAGATTTCCAATACGATGGCCAATCAACATGTGGTTCATCTGGTGCAGATGCTGCCACCTCACCAACGTCAGAATCATCGACGCTGGCCGAGGAATCGGAGCTACCCTATACACTGCCACCCAGTCTTCTCGTGGCGCCCGCACCGGGCATGCAGTTG CCGGAGACAATGAAGCAGCATGCAATTATTGAAAAGACGGCACGTTTCATTGCCACCCAGGGCGCCCAGATGGAGATCCTTATCAAAGCCAAGCAAGCCAACAATGCACAGTTTGATTTTCTGTCGCAGGGCAGCCAGTTACAACCATATTATCGCCATCTGCTGTCCGCCATCAAGCAGGGCAAGTTTGCGGCCTCAGTGCCGGCGGCGACAACGGACCAGGCCAATGTGACAGGCGAGAACAGCGCGTCTTCAAGCAGTCCGAAGCGGAGCCAGCAGATCATAACGGTGCCCACCATCAAGTACAAACCGTCGGCCAATTGCGCCTACACGCAGCTCATCAGCAAAATCAAAGGTGTTCCGCTGCAGACAGTATTGGACGATGAGAACGCTTCACAGCATTCCGCCGGAACCGCCTCGCCCACGCCCAGCTGCAAGTCCGAGGGCCAGAGTCAAAGCAGCATTGCCGCCCCAGCATCCAACGGCGAGTTTACGCCCGTTCTGTTGCAGTACAATGGCAGCACATTTGCCCACGAGGCGGAGGAGGACAACGCTAACGATGCACCGCCTAAGGTTGAGCTATTAAAAAACACCAGTGCCCTGGCGCTTGCCCAAAATTATAGCTCCGATAGCGATGACGAGCAGGACGCGGACGATGACAACAGTCAACAACGGACCCAAGAAGCCACACAATCTGCCGCCGCAACTGGCACTACAACCACCGCCACGAAGAAACCCACTGCGGCGCTAGCACCACCACCGCTTTTAACTTTTCCACTGCCCGAGGAGACGCTGCGCCACATTATCGACAAGACGGCCACGTATGTTATCAAGAACGGTCGCCAGTTTGAGGAGACGCTGCGCACCAAAAGCGTCGAACGTTTCAATTTTTTGCTGCCGGACCACAAATTCTATGCGTATTACATGTACAAAATAACCGGCGATGTGGACGCCGCTTCTAAGGAGGAGAAGACGCGCAAAGcggctgccgttgccgctgcacTGATAAGCAAAAAGGGTCTTGGTGGCGCTaatgcaactgctgcagctggtgcAACTACAGCCAGCGCGTCTGAAAAGG CGCACGTGTGCTTCGCCATACGCGCACGCGATGAGAACGCGACGCTGCAACCGGCACTGCCACAGGAGGCCAGCGATGATGATGAGCTCAAGGCAAAATCAACTGTAGAGCAAGCGCGTCCTGGCATGCCAGATAGCGTGCAACGCGCCATCAAGCAAGTGGAGACGCAGCTGCTGGCTAGAACTGGCGCCCCAAAAGCCACTTTGGCAACGACAGCGACTTCCCCACTCAAAGAGCAACGACAGG CCGAGGAGCGTGTTAAGGATAAACTGGCACAGATCGCACGTGATAAGCTAAATGGCATAATGTCGCGCGAGAAGCAATTGCAGCTGGAGCGCAAGCGCAAGGCTATGGCCTTtctcaatcaaatcaaat GTGAAGGTACGGCTATTGGCTCAACTGCTGGATCGGATGCGATAATTACAGAAACAGCTACTGCGAATGCGGATTCGGGAGCGGAGGCAGCAAACATGAATGGTGACTCAAATGATTCGGTGCGCTCCATACCCATCACTTACTTTGGACCtgatgaggatgaggatgacgatgatgatgacgacgaagAGGACAATGAAGTGGGCGTGCGGACGGCATCAGCAGCTCCACCGCCGCTCAGAACGGCTAATGCAGAGGATGATGAGGATGAAGACGGCGATCTGGAAAAGTACAATTTACTTAATGATGATAGTACCAATACATTTACCAGCAAggtggcagcagcggcagcagcagcagcagcgcccgTCCTGCTCTCCGATGACGACGATGTACAGTTGGTATCCACCGCTGCCGCACCACAGTCAGTGTCGTCCGCTTCAGCAGCTGTGCGCCATCGCAAGACTGGGCGTCGAAGTCGcagtcacagcagcagcagctgctgctccataGCGCAAGATGCTTCCGTGACCTCATCTAGCAGTAGTCCTAGTTGCCGACGCAGTCGTAGTCGGAGTCGCAGTGCCCATCGGCAGCGCCGTAAGCGCAAGTCCAGTGCCATTGCCAAGCATAGACGCcgacgtcgcagtcgcagtacATCGCGCAGTTCGCGTCACAAGCagcgcagtcgcagtcgtaGCAGCAGCCATTCTAGCTTACGCCGTCATCGCGACCATCATCGGGATAAGGAGGAGACCTTGTCGCGCAGAAGAAATCACCAGCGCCAGCCGAGCAAAAAGAGTCACAAGCGTCACAAGCGACGTCGACGCAGCAGCGGAGGATCCGCCTCGCAATGA
- the su(w[a]) gene encoding protein suppressor of white apricot isoform X2 — MPCGGCRRGSEEDLKRLQQETSGGNYSQVDFQYDGQSTCGSSGADAATSPTSESSTLAEESELPYTLPPSLLVAPAPGMQLPETMKQHAIIEKTARFIATQGAQMEILIKAKQANNAQFDFLSQGSQLQPYYRHLLSAIKQGKFAASVPAATTDQANVTGENSASSSSPKRSQQIITVPTIKYKPSANCAYTQLISKIKGVPLQTVLDDENASQHSAGTASPTPSCKSEGQSQSSIAAPASNGEFTPVLLQYNGSTFAHEAEEDNANDAPPKVELLKNTSALALAQNYSSDSDDEQDADDDNSQQRTQEATQSAAATGTTTTATKKPTAALAPPPLLTFPLPEETLRHIIDKTATYVIKNGRQFEETLRTKSVERFNFLLPDHKFYAYYMYKITGDVDAASKEEKTRKAAAVAAALISKKGLGGANATAAAGATTASASEKAHVCFAIRARDENATLQPALPQEASDDDELKAKSTVEQARPGMPDSVQRAIKQVETQLLARTGAPKATLATTATSPLKEQRQAEERVKDKLAQIARDKLNGIMSREKQLQLERKRKAMAFLNQIKCEGTAIGSTAGSDAIITETATANADSGAEAANMNGDSNDSVRSIPITYFGPDEDEDDDDDDDEEDNEVGVRTASAAPPPLRTANAEDDEDEDGDLEKYNLLNDDSTNTFTSKVAAAAAAAAAPVLLSDDDDVQLVSTAAAPQSVSSASAAVRHRKTGRRSRSHSSSSCCSIAQDASVTSSSSSPSCRRSRSRSRSAHRQRRKRKSSAIAKHRRRRRSRSTSRSSRHKQRSRSRSSSHSSLRRHRDHHRDKEETLSRRRNHQRQPSKKSHKRHKRRRRSSGGSASQ; from the exons ATGCCTTGTGGTGGGTGCCGCCGTGGTTCAG AGGAGGATCTGAAGCGTCTGCAACAGGAGACATCCGGTGGCAACTATAGCCAAGTAGATTTCCAATACGATGGCCAATCAACATGTGGTTCATCTGGTGCAGATGCTGCCACCTCACCAACGTCAGAATCATCGACGCTGGCCGAGGAATCGGAGCTACCCTATACACTGCCACCCAGTCTTCTCGTGGCGCCCGCACCGGGCATGCAGTTG CCGGAGACAATGAAGCAGCATGCAATTATTGAAAAGACGGCACGTTTCATTGCCACCCAGGGCGCCCAGATGGAGATCCTTATCAAAGCCAAGCAAGCCAACAATGCACAGTTTGATTTTCTGTCGCAGGGCAGCCAGTTACAACCATATTATCGCCATCTGCTGTCCGCCATCAAGCAGGGCAAGTTTGCGGCCTCAGTGCCGGCGGCGACAACGGACCAGGCCAATGTGACAGGCGAGAACAGCGCGTCTTCAAGCAGTCCGAAGCGGAGCCAGCAGATCATAACGGTGCCCACCATCAAGTACAAACCGTCGGCCAATTGCGCCTACACGCAGCTCATCAGCAAAATCAAAGGTGTTCCGCTGCAGACAGTATTGGACGATGAGAACGCTTCACAGCATTCCGCCGGAACCGCCTCGCCCACGCCCAGCTGCAAGTCCGAGGGCCAGAGTCAAAGCAGCATTGCCGCCCCAGCATCCAACGGCGAGTTTACGCCCGTTCTGTTGCAGTACAATGGCAGCACATTTGCCCACGAGGCGGAGGAGGACAACGCTAACGATGCACCGCCTAAGGTTGAGCTATTAAAAAACACCAGTGCCCTGGCGCTTGCCCAAAATTATAGCTCCGATAGCGATGACGAGCAGGACGCGGACGATGACAACAGTCAACAACGGACCCAAGAAGCCACACAATCTGCCGCCGCAACTGGCACTACAACCACCGCCACGAAGAAACCCACTGCGGCGCTAGCACCACCACCGCTTTTAACTTTTCCACTGCCCGAGGAGACGCTGCGCCACATTATCGACAAGACGGCCACGTATGTTATCAAGAACGGTCGCCAGTTTGAGGAGACGCTGCGCACCAAAAGCGTCGAACGTTTCAATTTTTTGCTGCCGGACCACAAATTCTATGCGTATTACATGTACAAAATAACCGGCGATGTGGACGCCGCTTCTAAGGAGGAGAAGACGCGCAAAGcggctgccgttgccgctgcacTGATAAGCAAAAAGGGTCTTGGTGGCGCTaatgcaactgctgcagctggtgcAACTACAGCCAGCGCGTCTGAAAAGG CGCACGTGTGCTTCGCCATACGCGCACGCGATGAGAACGCGACGCTGCAACCGGCACTGCCACAGGAGGCCAGCGATGATGATGAGCTCAAGGCAAAATCAACTGTAGAGCAAGCGCGTCCTGGCATGCCAGATAGCGTGCAACGCGCCATCAAGCAAGTGGAGACGCAGCTGCTGGCTAGAACTGGCGCCCCAAAAGCCACTTTGGCAACGACAGCGACTTCCCCACTCAAAGAGCAACGACAGG CCGAGGAGCGTGTTAAGGATAAACTGGCACAGATCGCACGTGATAAGCTAAATGGCATAATGTCGCGCGAGAAGCAATTGCAGCTGGAGCGCAAGCGCAAGGCTATGGCCTTtctcaatcaaatcaaat GTGAAGGTACGGCTATTGGCTCAACTGCTGGATCGGATGCGATAATTACAGAAACAGCTACTGCGAATGCGGATTCGGGAGCGGAGGCAGCAAACATGAATGGTGACTCAAATGATTCGGTGCGCTCCATACCCATCACTTACTTTGGACCtgatgaggatgaggatgacgatgatgatgacgacgaagAGGACAATGAAGTGGGCGTGCGGACGGCATCAGCAGCTCCACCGCCGCTCAGAACGGCTAATGCAGAGGATGATGAGGATGAAGACGGCGATCTGGAAAAGTACAATTTACTTAATGATGATAGTACCAATACATTTACCAGCAAggtggcagcagcggcagcagcagcagcagcgcccgTCCTGCTCTCCGATGACGACGATGTACAGTTGGTATCCACCGCTGCCGCACCACAGTCAGTGTCGTCCGCTTCAGCAGCTGTGCGCCATCGCAAGACTGGGCGTCGAAGTCGcagtcacagcagcagcagctgctgctccataGCGCAAGATGCTTCCGTGACCTCATCTAGCAGTAGTCCTAGTTGCCGACGCAGTCGTAGTCGGAGTCGCAGTGCCCATCGGCAGCGCCGTAAGCGCAAGTCCAGTGCCATTGCCAAGCATAGACGCcgacgtcgcagtcgcagtacATCGCGCAGTTCGCGTCACAAGCagcgcagtcgcagtcgtaGCAGCAGCCATTCTAGCTTACGCCGTCATCGCGACCATCATCGGGATAAGGAGGAGACCTTGTCGCGCAGAAGAAATCACCAGCGCCAGCCGAGCAAAAAGAGTCACAAGCGTCACAAGCGACGTCGACGCAGCAGCGGAGGATCCGCCTCGCAATGA